DNA sequence from the Grus americana isolate bGruAme1 chromosome 35, bGruAme1.mat, whole genome shotgun sequence genome:
TCgggtgattttttttgggggggcccctggggggattttggggtccccGAAATGGGGGGGGTAGGGAGGGAgaattttggggggttttttttaggtttttttttaaattcttggctgactttttggggttgtttttatATGGATTTAATAAACGGAACTTTGCCATTTCGGGGTTCACTggtgattttttgggggggatgaCACCCCCCTGgattttggggggctggggggggacccccccctcaGAGCTCCGGCCGCCGCTCGATCTTCAGCAGCTCCACCTCGAAGATGAGCACGGCCCCCCCTGCCCAAAAAGGGGGGAGTCAGCAGCCCCTGAACCCCCAAATTCCTCATTTTCACCCTAAAACCCCACCCTGGACCTTCCTCATCCCCCCCCGAACCcctaaatctttctttttcaccccaaaaccccaccctgGACTCCTCCAACCTCCCTTGAACCCCCAAATCTGTAATTCCAGCCCCAAACTCTAACTTggaacccccaaatcccctatttccaccccaaaaaccccacctggaacccccaaatcccccatTTCCCCCTCCAAACTCCCCTCTGAACCCCCAAAATTCCTCATTTtcaccccaaaaacccaccctggacccccaaacccctcttccccccctgcagccccccccaaatcccgAGGGGGGGGTCAGAGCTCACCTGGGATTTTTGGGGGGGCCCCGCGGTCCCCGTAACCTGGGGGCAAATGGGGTGTCATGGGGGGGTGGCTGCACCCCAAGATTGGGGACACCCCCGCAGGGACCCCGATATTGAGGGGTTTCCCCCCAAATTCTTCTCCCCAAGGAGGGGGGGTCCCCCCTATTGTGGGGTCTCCCAACACCCCCTAAAAGGGGGGCACCCCAATCCCCCAAATTTATGCCCCCCCCACATTTCAGGTGCCCCCCATGTTTCTGCTCCCCCTTTTTGGGGGTTCCCCCATTTTTAGGGTGCCCCCCTCAGCCCGCTGTGTTTTGGGGTCCCTCCCTGGTTCCCCCccagttttggggtcccccccgttttggggctcACCCAGCTCTGGAGGAATCACCAGTTTCCGCTTCTCCCCCTCACACAtcctgggggggtgggggggggtcaggggtgCCCCGACATCGGGGTccccccctgcacccatgggtgcccccccccccccgacaccgAGTGTCCCCCTCCAATCCCTGGGTCACCCGctgcacccttgggtgccccctCAAGCCAGGGACCCCAcgcacccttgggtgccccctgcacccttgggtgcccctCCAACCTTGGGGTCCTTTCTGCACCCTTGGGCCCTCCCCTGCACCCTTGggtgctccctccccacctttgGGTGCCCCCATGCCAGGGCCCCACCACACCATTGGGTCATCCCCCACACCCTtgggtgacaccccccccgcacccttgggtgcccccaTGCTGGGTTCCTCCCATACCCTTGGATTCCCTCCctgcacccttgggtgccccaccaccacccttgGGTGCCCTCCCACCTTGGGTCCCCTcccacccttgggtgcccctCCCCCTTGGATTCCCCCCTGCACCCTTGGGTCCCCCTCTCACCACCCTTGGGTGCCCTCCCACCACCCTTGGGTCCCCCcgcacccttgggtgcccccccagcacccttgggtgccccccggTCCCtaccccagcagcccctggtCCCAGCCCTTGATGACCTGCCCGGTGCCCAGCGAGAAGACGAAGGGCTGGTCCCGGCTCAGGCTGCTGTCGAACTGGGAGCCGTCCTCCAGGTGACCCTGCGACCAGTACagaccagtatggaccagtacaAACCCGTACggaccagtatggaccagtatgGACCACCGCAAACCAGTAGGAAGCGGTGAAACCCCACGTTAACCAGTAGAACTCCCCTTTCCCAGAACAGCCCCTCCCTATAAATGGGCTTCGAACCAGTACAAACCAGTACGAACCAGTACGAACCAGTGCTCCCATTATGGACAggattttctcccttctcccaggccacccctctccagctccccccagtccctcccagtacAAACCAGTCCAAATCAGTCCCCCCTAGACCCTCGTGTGCACACCCAGCCTCTCCCCCgtgccctcccagtccctcccagtccaaACCAgtcacccccccccagccctcctgtaCGCACCCAGgactccccccagccccctcccagtcccttccAGTCCAAACCAGTAACCCCCCAAGCCCTCCTGTGCACACCCAGgactccccccagccccctcccagcctctcccagtCCAAACCAGTAACCCCCCAGACTGTCGTATGCACACCCAGGCCCTCCCTGACgctctcccagtccctcccagtccaaaccagtgctcccagtaccgTGTAGTGCATGTGGAGCAGGTCCCCCCGGCGGGATCGCACCCCGCAGGCCTCCGGCCGCCGCCGCACCCCGATCTGCACCTTGCGCCCCGGCTCCGCCGCCAGCGCCAGCGCCAGcgccagcacccagccccacagctgggcGACACGCAGCACCGTCAGCGCCCCGGCAAGGGTCACCCCGCCCCGATGAGGTCATCGACGACCCAACGAGGTCGTCAACTACTCGACGAGGTCATCAACAGCCCAACGAGGTCGTCAACAGCCCAAGGAGGTCATGGGCACCCCCGAGGGTCACCCCACTCCACGGGGTCACTCTACCCCGATGAGGTCATCGACAACCCAACGAGGTCATCGACAACCCAACATGGCCATGGGCACCCCCCCAAAGATCACCCCACCCCAGGGAGGTCATCAACCACCCAACAAGGTCATCGACAACCAAATGAGGTCATCGACAACCCAACAGGGCCATGGGCACCCCCCAAAGGGTCACCCCGCTCCACAGGGTCACCCTCACCCCGATGAGGTCATCGACGACCCAACGAGGTCATCACCAGCCCAACATGGCCATCGGCACCCCCCAAAGGGTCACCACCACCCCATGCGGTCACCCGCACCCAGATGAGGTCATGGGCACCCAGATGAGGTCACGGGCACCCCAACATGGCCATGAGCACCCCAATGACCTCACTCACCCCCCGACATGACTCCGGGCACCCCCACGgcctcacccccccccacaccccaacaGGTTCACGGGCACCCCCGTGAGGTCATCAGCGCCCCAATGACATCACTGGCCCCTTTGATATGACAACGGGGACCCCAACAAAGTCATGGGCACCCCCACagggcccccccaccccacaggaGCCCCCCAATCCCCCACCCAagggcccccccaccccatagGGCCCCCCCCACCCTACAGGAGCCCCCCAATCCCCCACCCAagggcccccccaccccacagggGCCCCCCAagtccccccccagcccccctcaccccacagGGGTCCCCCAACTCCCCACCCAagggccccccccaccccacagggccccccccaccccacagggGCCCCCACCCAAGCTGGGTGTCTCCCCTCAggctccccccccaccccacaagGGCCCCCCCAAGCTCACAGcccccccccgggtcccccccACTCCCTcgggcccccccaaaccccccccgggccccccctcACCTCCGCCGCCATCCCGCCTGGCTCGCAATGCGCAAGCGCGGAGCCACGTGACCGCCCCCTCAGAGCGGAAGGGGCGGGGACTATGCCACTAGTGCTTTTCCGGTCACGTGAGCTTCCGCCGCCGGAAGCGGAAGGCGGCGGTGAATGGCGGCGGCGCGGGGTTGCCATGGTAACGGCCGAGCCCCGGGGGGTGGTCTTATTAACCCCCCGTTAATTAGCCATAATTAAGCGCCTTCTTCTTGCCTGACTCTAATTAGCATCTCATTAGCATGAAGCGGCGTGTCAGCTCTGCGGAGCGGCCACTCATTGGTTAATTAGAGGTTAATTAGTGTTAATTGGGGTTAATTTGTGCTCGGGGGGATTCATTAGCGTTAGTTAGGGTTAATTAGCATTAATTAGTGCAGGTGGGCCGGGTGGACGGGGCGGGGTCGGGCCCGCCGCTATCAGCTGTTAATTAAGGCttaagagaaaatgaattaatatCCGGCATTAATTAATTTCTCCATCGGGACGAGGAGCTCGTCCTGCCTCGCCATTAATTGTAATTAAAGGCCTAATTAACGGTAATTAAGAGCGGCCGCTGCCTTTCAGTCCTTTAGCAGTCAAATCCTGGCGGTTAAGCACTAATTAAAGGTTAATGAGAGGTTAATTGTGAGTTCAGCGTTAATGAAGCGCGGGGCGCTAATTGGGGCTGACGAGCCCTGGGCCGCCCCTCCGCCCCCGCTCCGGAGCCGCCGCGGCCTCTGCACACGGTGagagcccccagcacccatgggtgcccccctgagccccccccccagcacccatgggtaGCCCCCTgagccccctgccccccccagcacccatgggtgccccccgggtcctccccagcccccctgaggccccccccagcacccatgggtgccccacTGGGtttcccccagcacccatgggtggcccctgcacccctgtgtccccccagcaCCTATGGGTGCccccctgggtccccccccagcacccatgggtggtcCCCTGACACCCCCGGGTCCCATCCCTCCACCGCCCCCGGGTCTCCCCCTGCACCCACgggttcccccccacccctggaacccccccacccatgggtgcccccacAGGGAGGGGCCACGGGACCCCTATGAGGTGCTGGGGGTACGGCCCGAGGCGTCACCCGCTGAGATCCGCGCAGCTTTCCTGGCCCGCTGCAAGGAGgtactgggggggcactggggggatactgggagcactgggggggcactggggggatactgggagcactggggggatactgggagcactgggggggcactgggggggcattgggggtgctgggggggcactggggggatactgggagcactgggggggcactgggggggcattgggggtgctgggggggcactggggggatactgggagcactgggggggcactgggggggcatTGGGGGATAAtgggggggtactgggggggttactgggggtgagcactgggagtactggggggggcactggtggggcactgggggataataggggggcactgggggacaCTGGTGGGtactgggagggcactgggagcactgggggataatggggggcactggggggtactgggagcaGTGGGGGGGCACTGGTGGGtactgggagggcactgggagcactggggggcaGGAGAGGTGTGTCCCCACCCCCCGTGGGCCCGCGTGCCCGGTGtcccgtgtccgtgtcccccccccccccaggtgcaCCCGGACGGGGACCCCACGGACCCCACCCGCCACGGGCggttcctgctgctggccgAGGCCTACGGGGCCCTGAGTCACGGCCACGCCCACGGCCACGCCCCGCCCACGGCCCGCCCACGAGCCACGCCCACCTACGGGGGAGCCCCGCCCCGCACGGAGACCCCCCCACGGtaacggggagggggggtcccgtgggtgctggggggggctggggaacctatgggtgctggggggggtccctgggggggtccctgggggtcccacgggtgctggggggggctggggaacctacgggtgctggggggtgcctggggggtcccatgggtgccagGGGGGaccatgggtgctggggggtacAGGAgaggtcccatgggtgctgggggtagGGGCTGGGAACCTATGGGTCCTGGGGGGTGCCTTGGGGGGTCCttgggggtcccatgggtgctggggaggacTGGGGAACCTATGGGTGCTAGGGGGTGCCTGGGGGTCctatgggtgctggggggtacagggggggtcctgtgggtgctggggggtccctgggggtcccatgggtgctggaggggctggggaacctatgggtgctggggggtccctgcaggtcccatgggtgctggggggggaccatgggtgctggggggtccctgggggtcccatgggtgctccccGTTCTTCCCCCAGGGCTGACCCCAACCGccggtactgggaccagttccgcccccccaggcccccccacccccccacccaccgcCGCCGCCTGCTGGGACTCGTCCTGCTGctgggtgccctggggggggcGGCCCACGCCCTGGCCTACAGGTGGGACCCCGAgatctgggggggggacacggggggacacccCAATATCTGGGGGGGGCCCCGagacccgggggggggggggggctcaatATCTGCAGGGGGGCCCTGGCATCCAGGGAGGGGCACCCAAGGGttctgggggggcacccaggagtTTGGGGAGGCACCcaaggattttggggggggcacccagggggcagagggtctggggggggggggtccctcacctttgggtgctgccccccccaaGGTACGTGGCGGGGGCTCACGCCGCCTTCCTGGACGAGAGGGACCGAGTGCTGAGAGCAGCCTACGAGCGGGCCCGCAGCCGGTGGGggtctgggtgctgggggggtgctgggggggctgtgggtgccagggggggtcagggtgccagggggggtcagggtgctggggggggtcagggtgctgggggttgctgggggggggggctatgggtgctgggggggtgctggggggggtatgggtgctgggggggtgctggggagggtcagggtgctggggaggtgctgggggggtcccatgggtgctgggggtgtgctggggggggctgggggtgctgggggggggtatgggtgctgggggggctgtgggtgccggggggggtcagggtgctgggggggtgctgggggggtgctggggggccagggtgctggggggggtcagggtgctggggggttgctgggggggtgctgggggggggctatgggtgctggggggggtgctgtggggggtcagggtgctggggaggtgctggggggggtcccatgggtgctggggagggggctctggGTGCCAGGGGGggctctgggtgctggggagggtgcGGGTGCTGGGGGAGTCCCatgggtgccggggggggggggggctctgggtgctgggggtgtcagggtgctggggaggtgctgggggggggtgcgggtgctgggggggtcccatgggtgccggggggggggggctctgggtgctggggggggggctctgggtgctgggggtcccatgggtgctggggggggggcagtgggaactTTCTGGGAGACCTTTGGGGGGGGTGTATGGGGGGGAGGGGTATGTTTCTCCCGTGCTCCCCCATGACCTCTGACCTCTGACCCCCGCAGGGCGGGGTCACGGGAGGAGGTGctgcggcggctgcgggcctCGCGTCAGCAGGggcggggaggtgggggggggcaataaaccccctccccccaccccccaacctgccccctcccccccccggaCACCGGGAGGACCCGAGGGTGGGGCCCTGGGGGCGGGGCTTATGcggctgggggcggggcttcCGAGGGTGGGGCCCTGGGTGGG
Encoded proteins:
- the FKBP2 gene encoding peptidyl-prolyl cis-trans isomerase FKBP2 isoform X1; the encoded protein is MAAELWGWVLALALALAAEPGRKVQIGVRRRPEACGVRSRRGDLLHMHYTGHLEDGSQFDSSLSRDQPFVFSLGTGQVIKGWDQGLLGLRGPRGPPKNPRGGRAHLRGGAAEDRAAAGALRGGSPPSPPKSRGVSSPPKNHQ
- the FKBP2 gene encoding peptidyl-prolyl cis-trans isomerase FKBP2 isoform X2; this translates as MAAELWGWVLALALALAAEPGRKVQIGVRRRPEACGVRSRRGDLLHMHYTGHLEDGSQFDSSLSRDQPFVFSLGTGQVIKGWDQGLLGMCEGEKRKLVIPPELGYGDRGAPPKIPGGAVLIFEVELLKIERRPEL